In one window of Haloimpatiens sp. FM7315 DNA:
- a CDS encoding dicarboxylate/amino acid:cation symporter, whose translation MKNKKLNLSSKILISMLLGGIIGILFNKDISILPASLYTFLETYIFSPVGKIFINSIKMLVVPMVFVSLINGVAQIGDLKKLGRVGSKTLGMYLITTALAITMGIILAIFIHPGLNSNLATGGLSYKAPASTSFIDIIVDMFPSNPFKSMVDGNMLQVIVFSVFLGASITSIKKEKSKVILELFEALNDCILKIIDFIMLYMAPIGVFSLILKVMATLGLNSIVNLALYMFTILIALFLHLLIVYTGILSLLARLNPIIFFKKFWSVMTVAFSTSSSNATLPITMEVVEKKLGVHKSILSFTLPLGATVNMDGTAIMQGVATIFVAQLFNIDLSLYQILTVVLTATLASIGTAGVPGVGMITLTMVLQSIGLPIEAIALIIGVDRILDMCRTVVNVSGDAIVTMWVAKTEGELNEETYYEEDNLKLDLNQE comes from the coding sequence ATGAAAAATAAGAAACTAAATTTATCCTCAAAAATATTAATTTCAATGCTTCTTGGAGGAATAATAGGAATACTATTTAATAAAGATATATCTATACTTCCAGCTAGCCTTTATACCTTTCTTGAAACCTATATATTTTCACCAGTAGGAAAAATATTTATTAATTCAATAAAAATGCTAGTAGTTCCAATGGTATTTGTATCACTAATTAACGGTGTTGCTCAAATAGGAGATCTAAAAAAACTAGGCAGAGTAGGTAGTAAAACCCTTGGTATGTATTTGATTACAACAGCACTTGCAATTACCATGGGAATCATCTTAGCAATATTTATTCACCCTGGACTTAATAGTAACTTAGCTACAGGAGGTTTGTCTTATAAAGCCCCTGCTTCTACTTCATTTATAGACATTATTGTTGATATGTTCCCTTCTAACCCTTTTAAATCCATGGTAGATGGAAACATGCTACAGGTTATTGTGTTTAGTGTGTTCCTTGGAGCCTCTATAACCAGTATAAAAAAAGAAAAATCAAAGGTCATATTAGAATTATTTGAAGCTCTTAATGATTGTATACTTAAAATAATAGATTTCATAATGTTATACATGGCTCCAATAGGAGTATTTAGCCTTATACTAAAAGTAATGGCTACTTTAGGATTAAACTCAATTGTTAATCTAGCTTTGTACATGTTTACTATATTGATTGCTCTATTTTTGCATCTTTTAATTGTTTATACAGGAATTTTATCTCTACTTGCTAGATTAAATCCTATAATATTTTTTAAAAAGTTTTGGTCTGTTATGACTGTAGCTTTTAGTACTTCAAGTTCCAATGCTACACTACCTATAACTATGGAAGTAGTTGAGAAAAAACTAGGAGTTCATAAAAGCATTTTAAGTTTTACATTGCCTCTTGGTGCTACCGTAAATATGGATGGTACCGCTATAATGCAAGGAGTTGCTACCATATTTGTTGCTCAATTATTTAATATTGACTTATCTTTATATCAAATATTAACTGTAGTACTTACAGCTACCTTAGCTTCTATAGGTACTGCAGGGGTGCCAGGTGTTGGCATGATTACTTTAACCATGGTTCTTCAATCTATAGGACTTCCTATAGAGGCCATAGCTTTAATAATTGGTGTAGATCGTATCCTAGATATGTGTAGAACTGTTGTAAATGTTTCAGGAGATGCCATAGTAACTATGTGGGTAGCTAAAACAGAAGGTGAACTAAATGAGGAAACATATTATGAAGAAGATAATTTAAAACTTGATTTAAACCAAGAATAA
- a CDS encoding rhodanese-like domain-containing protein, producing MFKDIDYEELENGFNKEEVLFVDVRSPKEFEEYTIPGAINMPILNDEEREEIGTIYVHESVEKAKRMGLEVASKKLLYIYDKIKELEKSYKHIVLFCARGGLRSSVITMMLFSLGAKVYKLKGGYKGYRAFVNKKLPLVNEEANYVVLQGNTGVGKTKILKELKKGDIIF from the coding sequence ATGTTTAAAGATATAGATTATGAAGAATTGGAGAATGGTTTTAATAAAGAAGAAGTACTTTTTGTAGATGTCAGAAGTCCTAAAGAATTTGAGGAGTACACAATTCCAGGCGCTATAAATATGCCAATTTTAAATGATGAAGAGAGAGAAGAAATTGGAACAATTTATGTACATGAAAGTGTAGAAAAAGCAAAAAGAATGGGCCTAGAGGTTGCGTCAAAAAAATTGCTTTATATATATGATAAAATTAAAGAATTAGAAAAGAGTTATAAGCATATTGTTTTGTTTTGTGCAAGAGGTGGACTTAGAAGCTCTGTGATTACTATGATGTTATTTAGTTTGGGAGCAAAAGTGTATAAATTAAAAGGGGGATATAAAGGTTATAGAGCCTTTGTAAATAAAAAATTACCTTTAGTCAATGAAGAGGCTAATTATGTGGTGTTACAAGGAAATACAGGGGTTGGGAAAACTAAAATTTTAAAAGAACTAAAAAAAGGGGATATAATATTCTAG
- a CDS encoding HD-GYP domain-containing protein, whose amino-acid sequence MNTKISTILTHNLKPGMILAEDLTYNGVKLINKNSSLTENNIKKILELYPYSLVSVQNSKDIQGEEEENKSYEEICKNVEKNLSQLETQTEDMFKQVNHNLKPDINKLRNISEKIITQMKDYGVIIKNIIDYSKIDEVLYRHSVNVTLLSTMIGKWLNLNSRDLTLLTYSAILHDIGKTKLPKEIAHKISGFTPEEEVLFKTHSVRGYKLLEDVTYIDSSVKYGVLMHHERLDGSGYPFKLKENKIHDFSKIIAVADTFDTLTHDGKNRCSLYVLEDIWNLSFSKLDPKYCSIFLNYIMDYYTGETVLLNNGSSGKILKMDSNNITKPLLLVDSEFLDLSKEKDLYIEKFI is encoded by the coding sequence ATGAACACTAAAATTTCTACCATTCTTACACATAATTTAAAACCCGGAATGATTCTTGCTGAAGATTTGACTTATAACGGCGTAAAGCTTATAAATAAAAATTCTTCATTAACTGAAAATAATATAAAAAAAATACTAGAACTCTATCCTTATTCTTTAGTATCTGTTCAAAATTCCAAAGACATACAAGGCGAAGAAGAGGAAAATAAATCCTATGAGGAAATATGTAAAAATGTAGAAAAGAATTTATCACAATTAGAAACTCAAACAGAAGATATGTTTAAACAAGTAAACCATAATTTAAAGCCGGATATTAACAAGTTAAGAAATATATCAGAAAAAATCATCACCCAAATGAAAGATTATGGTGTCATAATTAAAAACATAATAGATTATTCTAAAATTGATGAAGTCTTATACAGACATTCGGTTAACGTAACTCTATTAAGTACCATGATTGGAAAATGGCTAAACTTAAACTCAAGAGATTTGACACTATTAACGTATTCAGCTATTTTGCACGATATAGGGAAAACTAAACTACCTAAAGAAATAGCCCATAAAATTTCAGGTTTTACACCTGAAGAAGAAGTACTTTTTAAAACACACTCTGTTCGTGGTTATAAATTATTGGAAGATGTAACATATATTGACTCATCAGTTAAATATGGCGTATTAATGCACCACGAAAGACTTGATGGAAGTGGATATCCTTTTAAATTAAAGGAGAATAAAATCCATGATTTTTCAAAAATAATAGCAGTTGCAGATACTTTTGACACCTTAACACATGACGGAAAAAATAGATGTTCTCTTTACGTTTTAGAAGATATTTGGAATTTATCCTTTTCAAAATTAGACCCAAAATATTGTTCAATATTTTTAAATTACATTATGGACTATTACACAGGTGAAACTGTGCTTTTAAATAATGGTTCTTCTGGAAAAATACTAAAAATGGACTCAAATAATATTACAAAGCCATTACTTCTAGTTGATTCTGAGTTTTTAGATCTTTCAAAAGAAAAAGATTTATATATAGAAAAATTCATCTAA
- a CDS encoding phosphomannomutase/phosphoglucomutase, giving the protein MENSLKKLINGNDVRGVAIEGVKDEAVNLTPKVALKLGLGFSRWLSDKTSKDIKDLKIAIGRDSRISGDNLKDSLSKGILSMGAEIFDCSLASTPAMFMTTVLEGYNFDGAIMVTASHLPFNRNGFKFFTKDGGIEKEDLKQIVALAAEEINLVSLAKGELKEIDFISEYSKVLVEKIREGVDSKINKDEPLKGFKVILDAGNGAGGFFSDKVLKPLGADTKGSQFLNPDGRFPNHIPNPENKEAMDSIRKVVLQNKADLGIIFDTDVDRAAVVDSLGNEINRNKLIALISSIILEEHPGTTVVTDSITSEGLKEFIEKKCCGKHHRFKRGYKNVINEAIRLNSEGEESCIAIETSGHAALKENYFLDDGAYLVAKILIKMARMKEESGKNLSELIEDLKEAKVSTEYRMKIKCENFKEYGNDILEDLKKYCELKKGWSFEVPNYEGVRVKCDGENGGGWFLVRLSLHDPVIPINIETDTKEGENFIVSKLYDLFKKYDCLDIDALQK; this is encoded by the coding sequence TTGGAAAATTCATTGAAAAAATTAATTAATGGTAATGACGTAAGAGGTGTCGCAATAGAAGGCGTAAAAGATGAAGCTGTGAATTTAACACCAAAAGTAGCTTTAAAATTAGGTTTGGGGTTTTCAAGGTGGCTTTCAGATAAGACTAGTAAAGATATAAAAGATTTAAAAATTGCAATTGGAAGAGATTCTAGAATTTCAGGGGATAACCTTAAAGATTCTTTAAGTAAAGGTATACTATCTATGGGTGCTGAGATTTTTGATTGCAGTTTAGCGTCCACTCCTGCTATGTTTATGACTACGGTATTAGAAGGTTATAATTTTGATGGAGCTATAATGGTAACTGCAAGTCATCTTCCTTTTAATCGAAATGGATTTAAGTTCTTTACAAAAGATGGAGGCATAGAAAAAGAGGATTTAAAACAAATAGTTGCTTTGGCTGCAGAAGAAATAAATCTAGTATCACTTGCTAAAGGTGAGCTTAAAGAGATAGATTTTATATCAGAGTATTCTAAAGTTTTAGTTGAAAAAATACGTGAGGGTGTAGATAGCAAAATTAATAAAGATGAACCTTTAAAAGGTTTCAAAGTTATTTTGGATGCAGGCAATGGTGCTGGAGGATTCTTTTCTGATAAAGTTTTAAAGCCATTAGGAGCTGATACTAAGGGAAGTCAGTTTTTAAATCCAGATGGTAGATTTCCAAATCATATTCCAAATCCAGAAAATAAAGAGGCTATGGATTCAATAAGAAAAGTAGTTCTTCAGAATAAAGCAGATTTAGGCATTATTTTTGATACGGATGTAGATAGAGCTGCAGTTGTAGATAGTCTAGGAAATGAAATAAATAGAAATAAGCTTATTGCACTTATTTCTTCAATTATATTAGAGGAGCATCCAGGTACTACAGTTGTAACGGATTCTATAACTTCAGAGGGATTAAAAGAGTTTATTGAAAAGAAATGTTGTGGAAAACATCACAGGTTTAAGAGAGGGTATAAAAACGTTATAAATGAAGCTATAAGGCTAAATAGCGAGGGAGAGGAAAGCTGTATTGCCATAGAGACCTCAGGGCATGCAGCCTTAAAGGAAAATTATTTTTTAGATGATGGAGCTTATTTGGTTGCGAAAATTTTGATTAAAATGGCTAGAATGAAAGAAGAAAGTGGAAAGAATTTATCTGAATTAATAGAGGATTTAAAAGAAGCTAAAGTCAGCACAGAGTATAGAATGAAAATTAAATGTGAAAATTTTAAAGAATATGGAAATGACATATTAGAGGATTTAAAAAAATACTGCGAATTAAAGAAGGGATGGAGCTTTGAAGTCCCTAATTATGAAGGCGTAAGAGTAAAATGTGATGGTGAGAACGGTGGAGGGTGGTTTCTAGTTAGGCTATCTCTTCATGACCCTGTAATTCCTATAAATATTGAAACGGATACAAAAGAAGGGGAAAATTTTATTGTTTCAAAGTTATATGATTTGTTTAAAAAATATGACTGTTTAGACATAGATGCTTTGCAGAAATAA
- a CDS encoding DUF1292 domain-containing protein, which produces MNKTIQVLDENGNNKSLEVIDVLAIENAHYVIVSSKDSENAHAYRAMPKGKEIEYLSIGAGTEFNKVLEAYTKKHKNE; this is translated from the coding sequence ATGAATAAAACCATTCAGGTTTTAGATGAAAATGGCAATAACAAAAGTTTAGAAGTTATCGACGTTTTAGCAATTGAAAATGCCCACTATGTTATAGTTTCTTCGAAGGATTCCGAAAATGCCCATGCATATAGAGCAATGCCAAAAGGAAAAGAAATTGAATACTTATCAATAGGTGCAGGTACTGAATTTAACAAGGTACTTGAAGCCTATACAAAAAAACATAAAAACGAGTAG